A portion of the Romeriopsis navalis LEGE 11480 genome contains these proteins:
- a CDS encoding dienelactone hydrolase family protein encodes IKSVCDRLAKAGYAALAPDFYQGASFAYDQLQGAIAKLKTMQDDVVAGQFGKGLEFLAQQPNVKSNGVGVIGFCMGGRFTFLNAAVHADRVKAGVAYYGGGISATADGRPNAVGQRDLISQAPKIKAPMMFMYGTEDALIAAEEHQRVAYAMSKAKKSYAINVFEGAQHGFDSDRRANYNPAAAEEAWERTIAFFDRHVKCG; translated from the coding sequence TATCAAGAGCGTTTGCGATCGCCTCGCCAAAGCCGGCTATGCCGCGCTGGCACCCGACTTTTATCAAGGTGCAAGTTTTGCTTATGACCAGCTTCAGGGCGCGATTGCCAAGCTAAAGACGATGCAAGACGACGTGGTCGCAGGCCAATTTGGAAAAGGGTTGGAGTTTCTGGCGCAGCAGCCAAATGTCAAATCTAATGGCGTTGGCGTCATCGGCTTTTGTATGGGGGGACGCTTCACTTTTCTCAACGCGGCAGTCCATGCCGATCGGGTTAAAGCCGGGGTCGCTTACTACGGTGGTGGCATTTCGGCTACCGCTGACGGCCGACCCAATGCGGTCGGCCAGAGGGATTTAATCAGCCAAGCCCCTAAAATCAAAGCCCCGATGATGTTTATGTACGGCACTGAAGATGCCCTGATTGCGGCTGAGGAGCACCAACGTGTGGCCTATGCGATGTCCAAGGCGAAGAAGTCCTATGCGATTAATGTGTTTGAAGGCGCACAACACGGGTTCGATAGTGATCGACGCGCTAATTACAACCCCGCAGCGGCAGAAGAAGCCTGGGAACGGACGATCGCCTTTTTCGATCGGCACGTAAAATGCGGCTAA
- the thiC gene encoding phosphomethylpyrimidine synthase — translation MLRTEWIAKRKGQANVSQMHYARQGVITEEMDYVAKRENLPADLIREEVARGRMIIPANINHPNLEPMAIGIASKCKVNANIGASPNSSDINEELTKLHQAVKYGADTLMDLSTGGGNLDEIRTAVINASPIPIGTVPIYQALESVHGNFDNFTEDDFLHIIEKHAQQGVDYMTIHAGLLVEHLPLTRSRLTGIVSRGGGIIAKWMLHHKRQNPLYTRYDDIIEIFKKYDVSFSLGDSLRPGCTHDASDDAQLAELKTLGQLTRRAWEHDVQVMVEGPGHVPMDQIEFNVRKQMEECSEAPFYVLGPLVTDIAPGYDHITSAIGAAMAGWYGTAMLCYVTPKEHLGLPNAEDVRNGLIAYKIAAHAADIARHRPGARDRDDELSKARYNFDWNKQFELSLDPERAKEYHDETLPEDVYKQAEFCSMCGPKFCPMQTKIEDEELAELQAFLEKDGAQIKAKAPV, via the coding sequence ATGTTGCGAACAGAATGGATCGCCAAGCGTAAAGGTCAGGCGAATGTTTCTCAAATGCACTATGCCCGTCAAGGCGTGATCACAGAAGAGATGGATTACGTGGCCAAGCGGGAAAATCTCCCGGCTGATCTAATCCGTGAAGAAGTGGCGCGGGGGCGGATGATTATTCCGGCCAATATTAATCACCCGAATCTGGAGCCGATGGCGATCGGTATTGCCTCGAAATGTAAGGTGAATGCCAATATTGGTGCCTCACCGAACTCTTCTGACATCAATGAAGAACTGACCAAGCTGCACCAAGCGGTGAAGTACGGTGCGGATACCCTGATGGATTTGTCCACGGGGGGCGGCAATTTGGATGAAATTCGGACAGCGGTGATCAATGCTTCGCCGATTCCGATCGGGACGGTGCCGATCTACCAAGCGCTGGAAAGCGTGCATGGTAATTTTGACAACTTCACCGAAGATGATTTTCTCCACATCATCGAGAAGCATGCGCAACAAGGGGTGGACTATATGACCATCCATGCCGGTCTGTTGGTGGAGCATTTGCCCCTGACTCGTAGTCGGCTGACGGGGATTGTTTCCCGGGGTGGTGGGATTATTGCCAAGTGGATGTTGCATCACAAGCGGCAGAATCCCCTCTATACCCGCTACGACGACATCATTGAGATTTTCAAGAAGTATGATGTCTCCTTTAGTTTGGGTGATTCACTGCGTCCGGGTTGTACCCATGATGCGTCGGATGATGCGCAGTTGGCCGAGCTGAAAACTTTGGGACAACTGACGCGCCGGGCTTGGGAGCATGATGTGCAGGTGATGGTCGAAGGGCCGGGTCATGTGCCGATGGACCAAATCGAGTTCAATGTACGCAAGCAAATGGAAGAGTGCTCCGAAGCGCCATTCTATGTGTTGGGGCCATTGGTCACAGACATCGCACCGGGTTATGACCACATTACGTCGGCGATCGGGGCCGCAATGGCGGGTTGGTACGGTACAGCAATGTTGTGCTACGTCACACCGAAAGAGCACCTGGGTCTACCGAATGCAGAAGACGTGCGCAATGGCTTGATTGCTTATAAGATTGCCGCCCATGCGGCGGACATTGCCCGGCATCGTCCGGGGGCACGCGATCGGGATGATGAACTGTCGAAAGCCCGTTATAACTTCGACTGGAATAAGCAGTTCGAGCTATCCCTTGATCCTGAGCGAGCTAAGGAATACCACGACGAGACGCTGCCAGAAGACGTCTACAAGCAGGCAGAATTCTGTTCCATGTGTGGGCCGAAATTCTGTCCGATGCAGACGAAGATCGAAGATGAAGAGCTGGCTGAGCTGCAGGCATTCCTGGAAAAAGACGGGGCTCAAATCAAAGCTAAAGCGCCTGTATAA